The sequence CCCGGACCCCCGCGCCTCAAACGCCGGCGGGGCTGGATGTGCGGGTTCCGCCGACGGGGCTGAAATACCGGGGCTCCGCCCCGGACCCCGCTCCTCAAACGCCGGAGGGGCTGAAAACACAGCCTCGCCGGCGTTTGAGGCGCGGGGGTCCGGGGGCGGAGCCCCCGAGGGGTCCGGGACGGAGCCCCGGGACGGGGGTCTGGGGGCGGAGCCCCCCCACGCGGCGGTAGCCGCAAATACAGCACAGCCGGGAAGGGGCGGGGTGGGGGAAGGGCCCCGCGCAGCGGAGACCGGTAGGCGGGTGCCGTCCGGGAGGACCGCCGTGTGGGGGACCACGGCGGCCGGGACCAGGGCCGAGGTGAAGACCCCGTACGGCTGGGCCGGTCCCGGTGGGGCGGTGACGTGGAAGCCCGGGTAGCTGCCGAGGGCGAGTTCCACGGCCGCCGAGGTCAGGGCGCGCCCGACACGGTCCGGGGACGGGTCGCGGACCACCAGGCGCAGCAGGGCGCTCGCCGTCTCCTCCGTCGGGGCGTCCTCGTGGTCCGTACGGGCGAGGGTCCAGGCCGCGTCGGCCACGCCGTCCAGGGCCTCGGACAGCTGGGCGCGAACCAGGGCGCCCTTCGCCTCGATGTCCAGGCCGGTCAGGACGAAGACCACCTCGTTGCGCCAGCCGCCGATACGGGTGACGCCCGCCTTCAGGCAGGCGGGCGGCGGCTCGCCGAGGACGCCGCTGACGCGGACGCGGTCGGGGCCGTCCCCGGCCAGCCGGACGGTGTCCAGGCGGGCGGTCACGTCCGGGCCGAGGTAGCGCACGCCCTGTGTCTCGTAGAGGAGTTGGGCGGTGACCGTTCCCGTGGTGACCGCTCCGCCGGTCCCCGGATGCTTGGTGATCACCGAGGACCCGTCCTCGGAGATCTCCGCGAGCGGGAAGCCGGGGCGGCGGACGTCGTGCGCGGTGAAGAAGGAGTAGTTGCCGCCGGTGGCCTGCGTGCCGCACTCCAGGACGTGGCCCGCGACCACCGCCCCCGCCAGCCGGTCGTAGTCGTCCGCGGCCCAGTCGAACCACCAGGCCGCCGGGCCGCTGACCAGCGCGGCGTCCGTGACGCGGCCGGTCACGACCACGTCCGCGCCGGCCCGCAGGCACTCCGTGATGCCGGCGCCCCCGAGGTAGGCGTTCGCGGTCAGCGCCCCTTCCTCGTAGGGCATCAGGTCGTCGCCTTCCACGTGCGCGACGGTGACGGGCACGCCCGCCTTGGCGGCCAGCGCGCGGATGGCGTCGGCGAGTCCGGCCGGGTTGAGCCCGCCCGCGTTCGCGACGATCCGTACGCCCCGCTCGTGCGCGAGCCCGAGCCCTTCCTCCAACTGGCGCAGGAAGGTCTTGGCGTAGCCGAGGTCCGGGTTCTTCAGGCGGTCGCGGCCGAGGATCAGCATCGTCAGTTCGGCCAGGTAGTCCCCGGTCAGCACGTCCAGCGGGCCGCCGGTCAGCATCTCGCGCAGGGCGTCGAAGCGGTCCCCGTAGAAGCCGGACGCGTTGCCGATGCGCAGTGGGCGGCGGGCCGTCGGGCGGCCGGCCATCGGACGGCCGGTCATCGGACGGCCGGTCATCGGACGGCCGGTCATCGGGCGGCCTCCGGTGCCCGTCCGGGACCCGCCGGGCCGGCGAAGGCCTGCGCGATGTCCAGCCAGGCGTCCGCGTCGGGGCCGGTCGCGGTCAGCGCGAGATCGGCCCGGTGGGCGCGCTGGGTCACCAGGAGGCAGAAGTCGAGCGCCGGGCCGGCGATCCGCTGCGGGGCGTCCGGCGGGCCGTACGCCCACACCCCGGCGCCGCCCGGGGCCGCCAGCTCGACCCGGAACTCCCCGGCGGGCGCGGGCAGTCCGCGTACGGCATAGGCGTAGTCGCGGGCCCGTACGCCGATCCGCGCCACGTGGCGCAGCCGGGCGGTCGGGGCTCGGCGTACGCTGAGCGCGTCGGCGACGTCCTGGCCGTGCGCCCAGGTCTCCATCAGCCGGGCGCTGGCCATCGAGGCGGCCTTCATCGGGGGCCCGTACCAGGGGAACCGGGTGTCGGGCGAGGCTGCGGCCAGGGCCTCGTCGAGGGCGGCGCGCCCGGTCCGCCAGCGGGCCAGCAGTTCGGCGGGCGGCAGCGCCGCGCCTTCCCCGGCGCCCTCGTCGACGAAGGAGTCGGGGGCTTTCAGGGCCTCCTCGACCATGCGGCCGAAGCCGGTGGCGTCGGTCAGGGAGAGCAGCGCGGCCCGGTCGGTCCAGTGCAGGTGGGCGATCTGGTGCCCGATGCTCCAGCCCGCCGCGGGGGTGGGCCGGACCCAGTCGCCCTCGGGCAACTCCCCGACCAGCAGGTCGAGTTCCCGCCCCTCCTCACGCAGATCGACGAAGACGGCGGCGGCGTCGGAAGCAACGGCATGGACGGCATCGACGGCGGACGGATCGGGCACGGTGCGCTCCCCTCTCGGCGTGAGGGGAAGAGTGGCAGCCTCCACCAAAACAATCAAGCACGCTTGCATGATTTGGCCGCGATCCGGCACGTTCCCGCCACCGGCACCAACCCCCTTACTGCAGAACCGACTTGCGGCGACACGCGACGGCCGCAGGTCCCGCCGCACCCCGGCCACCCGGTACGGAGGGGGCGATTCAGGCCGTAACCGGGAAACTCGCGATACGTCACCGGATGTCCCGTCGATACTGGACGTTCCGCTCCGGGCCCGGGCGAGCACACCACGTTCATGTCACTCGACGCAGAGGATGAACCGACGTGACCGCAGCCCGACGAACCCCTGCCCCCGTCCCCGTCTCCCTCTACCCCGAACTCGACTCGACCGCCCTCGGCGCCTTCGTCGGCGCCCTGGAGAGCGGCGACGTCACCGGCCTCTCCCCCGCCCGCGCCGCCGAGGTCGCCGAGTCCCGCGCCGGCGCCGTCTTCACCCGCGGCAAGGTGACCGGCGCCGACGGCGACCTGCTCGACGCCGCGCTGTGGCGGCACACCGGGGTCCAGCCGCGGCCGGTGATCATCATGCCTTCGCCGTGGACCGATCTGGGCTGGCTGGCGTACGCCGTCCAGGCCACCCTCTTCGCGATCCGCGGCTACGACGTCCTCGCCTACTCCGCCCGCGGCTTCGCCGGCTCCGAAGGCCAGGTCGACGTGGCGGGCCCGCTCGACGTCGCCGACGGCAGCCGGGCCCTGGACCACCTCATCGAGCGCAGCGCCGGCCCGGTGACGAAGATCGGCTTCCTCGGGGACTCGTACGGCTCGGGCATCAGCCAGCTGGTCGCCGCCCACGACACCCGCGTCGACGCCGTGGTCGCGCTGAGCAGCTGGGGCGACCTCGGGGAGGCGTTCTACGAGAACTCCACCCGCCACGTCGCGGCCGTACGGGCCCTGCTCGCCGCCGCCGCGAAGGCCCGGCTGAGCCCGCAGACGCAGAGCGTCTTCGACAACGTCCTGGCCAACCGCGACATCCGGGGCACCCTGCGCTGGGCGGAGCCGCGCTCGCCCTTCACCCACATCAAGGAGCTCAACCGCCGCCAGGTCCCGGTCTTCTACTCGCACGCCTGGCACGAGACGCTCTTCCCGTCCAACCAGACCCTGAAGGTGTTCAACGAGCTGACCGGCCCCAAACGCCTCGCCCTCTCCATCGGCGACCACTCCGGCCCCGAGGCCTCGGGCATGCTCGGCCTGCCGAACCGGATATGGACGGACGCCCACCGCTGGTTCGACCGCCACCTCAAGGGGATCGACAACGGCATCGACGCCGAGGGCCAGGTGCTGGGCGAGGTCATGTGGAACAAGACCCTGGAACCCCGCCCCACCTGGCACTCCGTCACCGAGGAGGTGCGCAGGCTGCACCTGGCGGGCGGCGGCGAGCTGACCGAACAGCCGGAGTCCGGCTGGACGGCGGGCGTGCTGTGCGGGATGGACACCCCGGCCACC comes from Streptomyces sp. NBC_01408 and encodes:
- a CDS encoding acyclic terpene utilization AtuA family protein, whose translation is MAGRPTARRPLRIGNASGFYGDRFDALREMLTGGPLDVLTGDYLAELTMLILGRDRLKNPDLGYAKTFLRQLEEGLGLAHERGVRIVANAGGLNPAGLADAIRALAAKAGVPVTVAHVEGDDLMPYEEGALTANAYLGGAGITECLRAGADVVVTGRVTDAALVSGPAAWWFDWAADDYDRLAGAVVAGHVLECGTQATGGNYSFFTAHDVRRPGFPLAEISEDGSSVITKHPGTGGAVTTGTVTAQLLYETQGVRYLGPDVTARLDTVRLAGDGPDRVRVSGVLGEPPPACLKAGVTRIGGWRNEVVFVLTGLDIEAKGALVRAQLSEALDGVADAAWTLARTDHEDAPTEETASALLRLVVRDPSPDRVGRALTSAAVELALGSYPGFHVTAPPGPAQPYGVFTSALVPAAVVPHTAVLPDGTRLPVSAARGPSPTPPLPGCAVFAATAAWGGSAPRPPSRGSVPDPSGAPPPDPRASNAGEAVFSAPPAFEERGPGRSPGISAPSAEPAHPAPPAFEARGSGGGAPEGVRGGVPAGSGGGAPGATRRAPLGAVAGARSGDKGGDANIGVWVESDAAWHWLDRTLTVERLQELLPETRAHAVHRHSLPNLRALNFTVTGILGDGVASGHRFDPQAKALGEWLRARHLDIPAHLLPEPAAPEPAPETAPEGTGP
- a CDS encoding TIGR03084 family metal-binding protein — its product is MPDPSAVDAVHAVASDAAAVFVDLREEGRELDLLVGELPEGDWVRPTPAAGWSIGHQIAHLHWTDRAALLSLTDATGFGRMVEEALKAPDSFVDEGAGEGAALPPAELLARWRTGRAALDEALAAASPDTRFPWYGPPMKAASMASARLMETWAHGQDVADALSVRRAPTARLRHVARIGVRARDYAYAVRGLPAPAGEFRVELAAPGGAGVWAYGPPDAPQRIAGPALDFCLLVTQRAHRADLALTATGPDADAWLDIAQAFAGPAGPGRAPEAAR
- a CDS encoding alpha/beta fold hydrolase — encoded protein: MTAARRTPAPVPVSLYPELDSTALGAFVGALESGDVTGLSPARAAEVAESRAGAVFTRGKVTGADGDLLDAALWRHTGVQPRPVIIMPSPWTDLGWLAYAVQATLFAIRGYDVLAYSARGFAGSEGQVDVAGPLDVADGSRALDHLIERSAGPVTKIGFLGDSYGSGISQLVAAHDTRVDAVVALSSWGDLGEAFYENSTRHVAAVRALLAAAAKARLSPQTQSVFDNVLANRDIRGTLRWAEPRSPFTHIKELNRRQVPVFYSHAWHETLFPSNQTLKVFNELTGPKRLALSIGDHSGPEASGMLGLPNRIWTDAHRWFDRHLKGIDNGIDAEGQVLGEVMWNKTLEPRPTWHSVTEEVRRLHLAGGGELTEQPESGWTAGVLCGMDTPATVADSVVTSGYQEIAGRPKVYPTGDIDRSVAAVWASAPGREITRLRGTPRLRVTYRAANPGSTFVAYLLDVAADNTAHIVTHAPYTDLDSPPDSLISADIDLQATAYDVPRDHRLMLVIDARDPFYGDANLPRATLSFTSPEATPSYLDLPLG